One genomic segment of Flavobacteriaceae bacterium includes these proteins:
- a CDS encoding DUF4157 domain-containing protein, with product MNTQINQTRQNHTESEQPVQLSATQYGEWTDDRPNGIARPVPQQEAIAGGTWPTQQKENRTGLPDTLKTGIESLSGHAMDDVKVHYNSGKPAQLHAHAYAQGTDIHLAPGQEQHLPHEAWHVVQQKQGRVKPTVQMKGKININDDKGLEKEADVMGIGLSE from the coding sequence ATGAATACACAGATCAATCAGACCCGGCAAAACCATACGGAAAGTGAACAGCCCGTACAGTTGTCCGCAACACAATACGGCGAATGGACCGACGACCGCCCTAACGGTATCGCACGTCCGGTGCCACAACAAGAGGCCATCGCCGGCGGAACATGGCCCACTCAACAAAAAGAAAACCGTACCGGCTTGCCGGATACCTTAAAAACAGGTATTGAAAGCCTTTCCGGCCATGCCATGGACGATGTAAAGGTACATTACAACTCCGGCAAACCGGCACAATTGCATGCGCATGCCTATGCACAGGGCACGGACATCCACTTGGCCCCCGGGCAGGAGCAACACCTGCCCCATGAGGCCTGGCATGTGGTACAGCAAAAGCAGGGACGGGTAAAACCCACCGTGCAAATGAAAGGAAAAATAAATATCAACGATGATAAAGGGTTGGAGAAAGAGGCGGATGTGATGGGGATAGGTCTGTCCGAATGA